The following proteins are co-located in the Flammeovirga kamogawensis genome:
- a CDS encoding DUF1349 domain-containing protein — protein MNKKITLAIVLLISSITFCNAQKYLKAIDQSTNLLNVEKHQDIKSYKWLNKPQNHTFSDNKLIIEAGENTDYFNNPETNKISSNAPFLYNEVEGDFVATVLIKPDLSSVWNACGVMVYFDSLNWIKFEFENSDATGNSIVSVVTKELSDDSNGAILNKTDHVWLRVTRKGDVYSMFWSNDGVDYKMARLVSMKGHEKVYFGLEAQCPASEPKEHSFLYYSLEKRTIKNVRTGK, from the coding sequence ATGAACAAAAAAATAACCCTAGCTATTGTACTATTAATTAGTAGTATTACTTTTTGTAACGCACAAAAATACCTTAAGGCTATTGATCAATCTACAAACCTTTTAAATGTAGAAAAACACCAAGACATTAAATCTTATAAATGGTTGAATAAACCTCAAAATCACACTTTTTCTGATAATAAACTGATTATTGAGGCAGGGGAGAATACAGATTATTTTAATAATCCAGAAACGAATAAAATAAGCTCAAATGCACCTTTTCTTTACAATGAAGTAGAGGGTGACTTTGTCGCAACAGTTTTAATTAAACCGGATCTATCTTCTGTTTGGAATGCTTGCGGAGTAATGGTCTATTTTGATTCATTAAACTGGATTAAGTTTGAGTTCGAAAATTCTGACGCAACGGGGAATAGTATTGTTTCTGTCGTTACTAAGGAATTGTCAGATGATTCTAATGGGGCTATTTTGAATAAAACAGACCATGTATGGTTAAGGGTAACAAGAAAAGGAGATGTTTACTCAATGTTCTGGTCGAATGATGGAGTCGATTATAAAATGGCTCGTTTAGTTTCGATGAAAGGACATGAAAAGGTCTATTTCGGATTAGAAGCTCAATGTCCAGCGTCTGAGCCTAAAGAGCATTCATTTCTTTATTACTCTTTAGAGAAGCGTACAATAAAGAATGTTAGAACAGGTAAGTAA
- a CDS encoding SusC/RagA family TonB-linked outer membrane protein: MRKRLQFFCFFTVLVLLNLFDAYAQDRNISGVILDETNQPMPGVNIIIKGTSSGTTSDFEGKFKLSLPASAEALLISYIGYFDKDITIGNKSTFEIKLEVDAEQLEEVVVVGYGQMEKKDVTGAMSSIKSEDFNQGVVASPDQLIQGKIAGVQMTPSSGEPGAGVNIRVRGGTSLTASNEPLYVIDGFPIDNTASDPGTAGVYSASASKNPLASINPNDIESFDVLKDASATAIYGARGANGVIIITTKKGKEGIAKVDYDAYVGVSTIAKKVGVLSASEYRAATAAEGSNPLDLDANTDWQDAMTREAITQNHNLGVSGGNKNTQYRFSVNYLNQEGIMINSGMERIGGRMNITQKLADKVTLGANMMGSFTKNNNLPYGVGGALDGGVINNMLRMSPLLPTDFSSSNQLEKNPYTMAMSVRDFTNTQRVLGNVFVEAELMKGLTGKINLGGDLTSAKRTAYLPGSIEWVGKGNGSADVRNNFLHNVLLEGTLNYTKSFGDFKLNALAGYTFQEFGREYNGANATGFDIDETAEHNLNAANGAVIVDSYKESSKLISWLGRANMSYKDKYVVTATVRADGSSRFGANNKWGVFPSVSAAWRIAEEDFLKNSDVVSDLKLRAGWGVTGSQEIGNYRSLPTLSGDKGYSAVGIGSGVTYNNYANPDLQWEETRQLNFGVDYEFFNGILYGSVDFYQKNTSNLLLELQAPQPAPVDVYLQNVGELNNQGVEFALNTVNISKDKFTWTTGIVAAYNENEVKNIGDYDEILTGAVGGRGQVGQFSQVIKPGLPYGTFYGLVYQGLDESGNAIVSEESEVLGQAVPSWTLGFNNTFNYGNWDLNIFFNGAFGHQVFNNTALEFSSTNDLYGEGSTYNVMKNAVDEGIRQTGYNSKFIEDASFFRLSNMTLGYTFNMNKVKHIRNIRVYASGQNLFVITDYSGYDPEVNAPAGGNQVPPIGIDYNNYPAARTFMGGVSIGF; this comes from the coding sequence ATGAGAAAAAGATTACAATTTTTTTGTTTCTTCACTGTCCTTGTATTGCTAAATTTATTTGATGCTTATGCACAAGACCGTAACATAAGTGGTGTAATTCTAGATGAAACCAACCAACCAATGCCGGGGGTTAATATTATTATCAAAGGCACTTCATCTGGAACAACATCTGACTTTGAAGGAAAGTTTAAACTAAGTCTACCTGCCTCTGCAGAAGCATTATTGATTTCTTATATTGGCTATTTTGATAAAGATATCACTATTGGTAATAAATCTACTTTCGAAATTAAATTAGAAGTTGATGCAGAACAACTAGAAGAAGTTGTGGTTGTTGGCTACGGACAAATGGAGAAAAAAGATGTCACTGGTGCAATGTCTTCTATTAAATCAGAAGATTTTAACCAAGGTGTTGTTGCCTCTCCAGATCAATTGATTCAAGGAAAAATTGCAGGCGTACAGATGACTCCTTCTTCTGGAGAACCGGGTGCAGGTGTAAACATTCGAGTGCGTGGAGGTACATCTCTTACTGCATCAAATGAGCCTCTTTACGTGATAGATGGCTTTCCTATAGACAATACAGCTTCAGATCCTGGTACAGCTGGCGTATATTCTGCTTCGGCTTCAAAAAACCCTCTAGCATCTATCAACCCAAATGATATTGAATCGTTTGATGTGTTAAAAGATGCTTCAGCAACAGCCATATATGGTGCTCGTGGTGCTAATGGTGTAATTATCATTACCACTAAAAAAGGAAAAGAAGGTATTGCGAAAGTAGATTATGACGCTTACGTTGGTGTATCTACTATTGCTAAAAAAGTAGGTGTACTTTCTGCTAGTGAGTACAGAGCGGCAACCGCTGCTGAAGGTTCAAATCCTTTAGATTTAGATGCAAATACAGATTGGCAAGATGCTATGACTAGAGAAGCAATTACTCAAAATCATAATCTTGGTGTTTCTGGAGGCAATAAAAACACACAATACAGGTTCTCGGTTAACTATTTAAACCAAGAAGGTATTATGATCAATTCTGGTATGGAAAGAATTGGAGGTAGAATGAATATCACTCAAAAATTAGCAGACAAAGTTACTTTAGGAGCTAATATGATGGGATCATTCACTAAAAATAATAACCTTCCCTATGGTGTTGGAGGTGCTTTAGATGGTGGTGTTATTAATAATATGCTACGTATGTCTCCTCTTTTACCAACAGATTTTTCTTCTTCTAATCAATTAGAAAAAAATCCATATACCATGGCAATGTCTGTAAGAGATTTTACAAATACACAAAGAGTTTTAGGTAATGTGTTTGTAGAAGCTGAATTAATGAAAGGCTTGACTGGTAAAATTAACCTAGGTGGTGATCTTACATCGGCAAAAAGAACAGCTTATTTACCTGGTTCAATTGAATGGGTTGGTAAAGGAAATGGCTCTGCTGATGTTAGAAATAATTTCTTACATAACGTGCTTCTTGAAGGTACTTTAAACTATACTAAATCTTTTGGTGATTTTAAATTAAATGCTTTAGCTGGTTATACTTTCCAAGAGTTTGGTCGTGAATACAACGGTGCAAATGCTACTGGTTTTGACATTGATGAAACTGCAGAACATAACTTAAATGCAGCAAATGGTGCTGTTATAGTAGATTCTTATAAAGAGTCTAGCAAGTTAATTTCTTGGTTAGGTAGGGCAAATATGAGTTATAAAGATAAGTATGTAGTTACTGCTACAGTAAGAGCTGACGGTTCTTCTAGATTTGGAGCTAATAATAAGTGGGGTGTATTCCCTTCTGTTTCTGCTGCTTGGAGAATTGCCGAAGAAGATTTCTTGAAAAATAGTGACGTTGTAAGTGATTTAAAATTACGTGCAGGTTGGGGTGTTACGGGTTCTCAAGAAATTGGTAACTACCGCTCTTTACCTACCCTATCAGGTGATAAAGGATATAGTGCAGTAGGTATTGGTTCTGGTGTAACGTATAATAATTATGCTAATCCAGATTTACAATGGGAAGAAACTCGTCAGTTAAACTTTGGCGTAGACTACGAATTCTTTAACGGTATTCTTTATGGTTCTGTAGATTTCTACCAGAAAAATACAAGTAACTTACTGTTAGAATTACAAGCTCCTCAACCCGCTCCAGTAGATGTCTATCTACAGAATGTTGGTGAACTTAACAACCAAGGTGTAGAATTTGCTTTAAATACAGTGAATATCTCGAAAGATAAATTTACATGGACTACAGGAATAGTAGCTGCTTATAATGAAAATGAAGTAAAAAACATTGGTGATTATGACGAAATATTGACTGGTGCAGTTGGAGGCCGTGGTCAAGTTGGTCAGTTCTCTCAAGTAATCAAACCTGGTTTACCTTATGGTACTTTTTATGGCCTTGTTTATCAGGGTCTTGATGAAAGTGGTAATGCTATTGTATCTGAAGAAAGTGAAGTGTTAGGGCAAGCGGTTCCATCTTGGACTTTAGGTTTCAATAATACATTTAACTATGGAAACTGGGATTTAAATATCTTCTTTAATGGAGCATTTGGTCATCAAGTCTTTAACAATACAGCTTTAGAATTTTCTTCTACTAATGATCTATATGGCGAAGGAAGTACTTATAATGTTATGAAAAATGCTGTAGATGAAGGTATCCGCCAGACAGGGTACAATTCTAAATTTATTGAAGATGCTTCTTTCTTTAGGTTATCTAATATGACATTAGGTTATACTTTCAACATGAACAAAGTAAAGCATATTAGGAATATTAGAGTTTACGCATCTGGTCAAAATCTATTTGTGATTACAGATTATTCTGGGTACGATCCTGAAGTAAATGCACCTGCAGGTGGTAATCAAGTTCCTCCTATTGGAATTGATTACAACAACTACCCTGCCGCTAGAACTTTTATGGGTGGTGTATCAATTGGTTTCTAG
- a CDS encoding aldose 1-epimerase family protein, translating to MHKIVTLENAVLQVKISRDGAELHSIYHKQHQHEYLWQADKNVWGRHAPVLFPIVGQVEDGVYEVDGITYKLPQHGFARDMEHKLITQDELSCIFELRFNHETMEKYPYKFVFRTIYEIKNNKLSISYQVDNLDTEEIYFSVGAHPGFNTDFIKDTSFEDYTIEFSEQEEFQQLLLDDGLRSGAIKENALNGSKFLPLHYDTFKDDALIFDHFKSEYLDIFTKRDESRKLRIGFKNWPLLGIWTPVGKEANFVCIEPWYGVADLRDESHDFKEKYANQKLPEGETFGCTFTVEIIDTDD from the coding sequence ATGCATAAAATCGTCACATTAGAGAATGCAGTTCTCCAGGTAAAAATATCTAGAGATGGAGCAGAATTGCACTCAATTTATCATAAACAACATCAGCACGAATATCTTTGGCAAGCAGATAAAAATGTTTGGGGAAGGCATGCTCCTGTTCTTTTCCCAATAGTTGGTCAAGTAGAAGATGGAGTTTATGAAGTAGATGGAATTACATATAAATTACCTCAGCATGGATTTGCTAGAGATATGGAGCACAAGTTAATTACTCAAGATGAGTTGTCTTGTATCTTCGAATTGCGTTTTAATCACGAAACAATGGAGAAGTATCCTTATAAGTTTGTGTTTAGAACGATATATGAAATCAAAAATAATAAACTATCAATAAGCTATCAGGTGGATAATTTAGATACAGAAGAAATTTATTTCTCTGTTGGTGCACACCCTGGTTTTAATACTGATTTTATAAAAGATACTTCTTTTGAAGACTATACAATTGAATTTTCTGAGCAAGAGGAATTTCAACAACTTCTTTTAGATGACGGGTTAAGAAGTGGGGCAATAAAAGAGAATGCTCTAAATGGTAGTAAATTCTTGCCTCTACATTATGATACCTTTAAGGATGATGCTTTAATTTTTGATCATTTTAAATCAGAATACTTAGATATTTTTACTAAAAGAGATGAATCTAGAAAACTAAGAATTGGCTTTAAAAATTGGCCTCTTTTAGGAATTTGGACTCCTGTTGGGAAAGAAGCAAATTTTGTTTGTATAGAACCATGGTATGGCGTAGCAGATCTTAGAGACGAAAGTCATGATTTTAAAGAAAAATATGCCAACCAAAAATTACCAGAAGGAGAGACTTTCGGGTGTACATTTACGGTAGAAATTATCGATACAGACGATTAA
- the metH gene encoding methionine synthase, whose protein sequence is MSEQLKQIAKERVLILDGAMGTMIQRHKLGEEDYRGDRFKDHPCDVKGNNDMLSITQPEIIRDIHRQYFKAGSDIVETNTFSGTTIAMADYQMEADVYELNYASAKLAKEAAAEFTAAEPDKPRFVAGAVGPTNRTASISPDVNDPGYRAVTFDDLVEAYYLQVQGLAEGGADTILIETVFDTLNCKAALFAADKFFTDFEEGKVVSAAPKGREAEFPNKYKGERLPLMVSGTITDASGRTLSGQVVEAFWNSICHADLFSVGLNCALGADLLRPYIQELSRVADINVSAYPNAGLPNEFGEYDQTSDEMSAILESFDGLVNIIGGCCGTTPDHIEGIANTFKKASVRALPVHEPYLRLSGLEPITIKPDSIFVNVGERANVTGSAKFRRLIENGDFEAAVEVARHQVEGGAQIIDVNMDEGMLDSEACMTRFLNLIAAEPDIAKLPVMVDSSKWNIIEAGLKTLQGKGIVNSISLKEGEEDFIYKATLIKKYGAAVVVMAFDEEGQADNFERRKEICGRSYDILVNKVGFPPQDIIFDPNILAVATGIEEHNNYAVDFIEGTRWIKENLPHALVSGGVSNISFSFRGNNGVREAMHSAFLYHAGKAGMDMGIVNAGMIEVYQEIPKDLLEYVEDVLLNRRDDATERLVDFAETVKSKGKKKEVDLTWRENPVAKRLSHALVKGIVEFIDEDVEEARQSFNRPIEVIEGPLMDGMNVVGDLFGEGKMFLPQVVKSARVMKKAVAILIPYIEEEKEKNPNASASSSAGKILMATVKGDVHDIGKNIVSVVLACNNFEIIDLGVMVPLDKIIRTAEEENVDVIGLSGLITPSLDEMVYVADELERKGLNFPVMIGGATTSRIHTAVKIDPKYSGSVVHVLDASKSVPIASAFVSENKEYREEVIQEFKEEYAALRISHAKRQSAKKLISIADARKNKVDIDWKTTPITKPSFLGVKKFEAYDLEEISSFIDWTPFFQTWELAGRFPAILTDEVVGKEATDLFKDAKALLKEIVDNKLLQANAVVGFFPANSINDDDIALYDFKEEDVELPDAEHHHSTFYRENREKQTGTLCHLRQQNKKAAGKPNFCLSDFVAPVESGRNDYVGAFAVTAGIGIDALVEKFEADHDDYNSIMVKALADRLAEAFTELMHQKVRKEIWGYAKDEIHDNEELIDEKYQGIRPAPGYPACPDHTEKDKLFALLDVEKNIGVSLTSSYAMTPAASVSGWYFANENSRYFGLGKINKDQVEDYAKRVEKEEHIMERWLGSVLSY, encoded by the coding sequence ATGTCAGAACAACTTAAGCAAATCGCTAAAGAACGTGTGTTGATCTTAGATGGTGCAATGGGTACCATGATCCAACGTCATAAATTAGGTGAAGAAGATTATAGAGGAGATCGTTTTAAAGATCATCCATGTGATGTAAAAGGTAACAACGATATGTTATCTATTACACAACCTGAGATAATTAGAGATATTCACCGCCAATATTTTAAAGCGGGTTCAGATATAGTAGAAACAAACACGTTTTCTGGTACTACCATTGCTATGGCAGATTACCAAATGGAAGCGGATGTTTATGAATTAAATTATGCTTCTGCCAAATTAGCAAAAGAAGCAGCAGCAGAATTTACAGCAGCAGAACCAGATAAACCAAGGTTTGTTGCTGGTGCTGTTGGACCAACAAACAGAACAGCTTCTATTTCTCCAGATGTAAATGACCCTGGATATAGAGCCGTAACTTTTGATGATCTTGTTGAAGCTTACTATTTACAAGTTCAAGGTTTAGCAGAGGGTGGAGCTGATACAATCTTAATTGAGACAGTTTTTGATACCTTAAATTGTAAAGCAGCTTTATTTGCTGCAGATAAATTTTTCACAGATTTTGAAGAAGGAAAAGTAGTTTCTGCTGCCCCAAAAGGTAGAGAAGCAGAATTCCCCAATAAATATAAAGGAGAACGTTTGCCATTGATGGTTTCTGGAACAATTACAGATGCATCTGGTAGAACGTTATCAGGACAGGTAGTTGAAGCATTTTGGAACTCTATATGCCACGCAGACTTATTTAGTGTAGGTTTAAACTGTGCGTTAGGAGCTGATTTACTCCGTCCATATATTCAAGAATTATCTCGTGTTGCAGACATTAATGTTTCTGCTTATCCGAATGCTGGTCTTCCAAACGAATTTGGAGAGTACGATCAAACTTCTGATGAAATGAGTGCCATTTTAGAATCTTTTGATGGATTGGTAAATATCATTGGTGGGTGTTGTGGTACAACTCCAGATCATATAGAAGGTATTGCGAATACATTCAAGAAAGCGAGCGTAAGAGCACTTCCTGTTCACGAACCTTATTTACGTTTAAGTGGTTTAGAGCCAATTACAATTAAGCCAGATAGCATTTTTGTAAATGTAGGTGAGCGTGCAAACGTAACAGGTTCTGCTAAATTCCGTCGTTTAATTGAAAATGGCGATTTTGAAGCAGCTGTAGAAGTGGCCCGTCATCAAGTAGAAGGTGGTGCACAGATTATTGATGTAAACATGGATGAAGGTATGTTAGATTCTGAGGCGTGTATGACACGTTTCTTAAATTTAATTGCCGCAGAGCCAGACATTGCTAAACTTCCAGTAATGGTCGATTCCTCTAAATGGAATATCATTGAGGCAGGGTTAAAGACATTACAAGGTAAAGGAATTGTAAACTCGATCTCTTTAAAAGAAGGAGAAGAAGATTTTATATATAAAGCTACTTTAATCAAAAAGTACGGAGCTGCAGTTGTAGTAATGGCTTTTGATGAAGAAGGACAAGCTGACAACTTCGAAAGAAGAAAAGAAATTTGTGGTAGATCGTATGATATCTTGGTTAATAAAGTAGGATTTCCACCTCAAGACATCATTTTTGACCCGAACATTCTAGCAGTTGCAACAGGTATTGAAGAACACAATAACTATGCAGTTGATTTTATTGAGGGTACACGTTGGATAAAAGAAAACCTTCCGCATGCATTAGTAAGTGGTGGTGTATCTAATATTTCATTCTCGTTTAGAGGAAATAATGGTGTACGTGAAGCAATGCACTCTGCCTTTTTATACCATGCAGGTAAAGCAGGTATGGATATGGGTATTGTAAATGCAGGTATGATTGAAGTGTATCAAGAAATACCTAAAGATTTATTAGAGTATGTAGAAGATGTTCTTTTAAACAGAAGAGATGACGCTACAGAACGCTTAGTAGATTTTGCTGAGACGGTTAAATCAAAAGGAAAGAAAAAAGAAGTTGATTTAACTTGGAGAGAAAATCCTGTTGCAAAACGCCTTTCGCATGCATTGGTAAAAGGTATTGTTGAATTTATTGACGAAGATGTTGAGGAAGCACGTCAATCATTCAATAGACCAATTGAGGTAATTGAAGGACCTTTAATGGATGGAATGAACGTAGTAGGTGATTTATTTGGAGAAGGTAAAATGTTCCTTCCTCAGGTAGTGAAATCTGCTCGTGTAATGAAGAAAGCCGTAGCTATTCTTATTCCTTATATTGAAGAAGAAAAAGAAAAAAATCCGAATGCATCAGCCTCTTCGTCAGCAGGTAAAATCTTGATGGCTACTGTAAAAGGTGATGTTCATGATATTGGTAAAAATATTGTATCGGTAGTTTTGGCGTGTAACAACTTCGAAATAATTGATTTAGGGGTAATGGTTCCTCTAGATAAAATTATTAGAACTGCAGAAGAAGAAAATGTAGATGTAATTGGACTTAGTGGTCTTATTACGCCATCATTAGATGAGATGGTTTATGTAGCAGACGAATTAGAGCGAAAGGGCTTAAATTTCCCTGTTATGATTGGTGGTGCTACAACTTCTAGAATTCATACAGCTGTAAAGATTGACCCTAAATATTCTGGTTCTGTTGTTCACGTTTTGGATGCGTCTAAATCTGTGCCGATTGCTTCTGCTTTTGTATCAGAAAATAAAGAGTATAGAGAAGAGGTAATTCAAGAATTTAAAGAAGAATACGCAGCTTTAAGAATTTCTCATGCAAAACGTCAATCAGCTAAAAAATTAATTTCTATAGCAGATGCACGTAAGAATAAGGTAGATATTGATTGGAAAACAACACCAATTACAAAACCATCTTTCTTAGGAGTTAAGAAATTTGAGGCATATGATTTAGAAGAAATTTCTAGCTTTATAGATTGGACACCTTTCTTCCAAACATGGGAATTAGCAGGCCGTTTTCCTGCCATCTTAACTGATGAAGTTGTAGGTAAAGAAGCAACGGATTTATTTAAAGATGCAAAAGCGCTCTTAAAAGAGATAGTTGATAATAAACTATTACAAGCTAATGCTGTAGTAGGTTTCTTCCCTGCCAATAGCATTAACGATGATGATATTGCGCTGTATGATTTTAAAGAAGAAGATGTTGAATTACCAGATGCAGAGCATCATCATTCAACATTTTATAGAGAAAACAGAGAGAAGCAAACAGGTACATTATGTCATTTAAGACAACAGAATAAAAAAGCAGCAGGTAAACCAAACTTCTGTTTGAGTGATTTTGTTGCCCCAGTAGAATCTGGAAGAAATGATTACGTTGGAGCATTTGCTGTTACAGCAGGTATTGGTATTGACGCTTTAGTAGAGAAATTTGAAGCAGATCATGATGATTACAATAGTATTATGGTAAAAGCTCTTGCTGATAGATTGGCAGAAGCATTTACAGAATTAATGCATCAAAAGGTAAGAAAAGAGATTTGGGGATATGCTAAAGATGAAATCCATGATAATGAGGAATTAATTGATGAAAAATATCAAGGTATTCGTCCTGCTCCAGGTTATCCAGCTTGTCCAGATCATACGGAGAAAGACAAACTATTTGCTTTGTTAGATGTTGAAAAGAACATTGGAGTTTCTTTAACTTCTAGTTATGCAATGACTCCTGCAGCATCTGTAAGTGGTTGGTATTTTGCTAACGAAAATTCACGTTATTTCGGTCTTGGAAAGATCAATAAAGATCAAGTAGAAGATTATGCTAAACGTGTAGAGAAAGAAGAGCATATAATGGAACGTTGGTTAGGAAGTGTATTGAGTTACTAG
- the nrdD gene encoding anaerobic ribonucleoside-triphosphate reductase, whose protein sequence is MVEQIDSKILRFANEAINLTNIENENANMPEGVFTAKLTRMSSEVAKEYAKQYLLPEKHLKMHEEGWIYIHDFSSYAVGMQNCMFIDIGEILSKAIHTTNGTMRSPKSIRAALQVTAVVLQCQSNAQFGGIAINAFDFHMGKFIKMSFEKHQKTALKYGIPNSEKYAWEQTEEETYQACEAFLHNLNHLESRAGNQLPFVSINYGCDTSKEGQLFIKCLLKATLEGIGEKKTTPIFPIQIWQYREENGKIINEKLFALANECSIKRVYPNYVNTHKEIYDVVDKNGKIDPDLIPATMGCRTRLGKNQHGSNGKSGRGNLSPVTMNLPKYAMETGNWEDFKVMVKEMAYTGIDMMEVRLRWQRKQLMGSAPFMYKNGIWKHNKPYDEMTKIGDILYSGTLALGFIGIAEAALLLFGKHHGESDQVQKNMLALIKELSELCEVESERRRLNISLYATPAESLCHRFAKQLQEQYGRVKGIFDKEFITNSFHIPVWHNINYVDKIALEAPYHNYCTGGSITYVELRSEITKTPHLYKDLIRGAMNEGVYYFATNIQKDRCLSCDNEDVFTDLKCNKCGSQEIITLRRVTGYITGAYHKVFNNGKKDEVRSRVKHF, encoded by the coding sequence GTGGTAGAACAAATTGACAGCAAGATTTTAAGATTCGCAAACGAAGCAATCAACTTAACAAACATTGAAAATGAGAACGCAAATATGCCTGAGGGGGTATTTACTGCTAAATTAACCCGTATGTCTTCTGAGGTTGCCAAAGAATACGCAAAGCAATATTTACTGCCAGAAAAGCATTTAAAAATGCACGAAGAAGGTTGGATTTACATTCACGATTTTAGCTCTTATGCAGTGGGTATGCAAAATTGTATGTTTATTGATATTGGAGAAATTCTCAGTAAAGCGATCCATACAACAAATGGAACAATGCGTTCTCCCAAAAGTATTAGAGCGGCTTTACAAGTAACCGCAGTGGTTTTACAATGCCAGAGTAATGCACAGTTTGGAGGAATAGCAATTAATGCTTTCGATTTCCATATGGGAAAATTTATAAAGATGAGTTTTGAAAAACATCAAAAAACTGCTTTAAAATATGGCATTCCCAATTCTGAAAAATATGCTTGGGAACAAACTGAAGAAGAAACTTACCAAGCTTGTGAAGCCTTTCTTCATAACTTAAATCATCTAGAAAGTAGAGCAGGAAATCAATTACCATTTGTGTCTATTAACTATGGTTGTGACACTTCTAAAGAAGGGCAATTATTTATTAAGTGTCTTTTAAAAGCTACATTAGAAGGTATAGGAGAGAAAAAAACAACTCCAATTTTTCCTATTCAAATTTGGCAATATAGAGAGGAGAATGGGAAAATTATAAACGAAAAACTCTTTGCCTTAGCCAATGAATGCTCTATAAAAAGGGTGTATCCTAATTATGTAAATACACATAAAGAAATATATGATGTAGTTGATAAAAATGGAAAAATTGACCCTGACTTAATACCTGCCACTATGGGTTGTAGAACTCGACTTGGAAAAAACCAGCACGGTTCTAACGGCAAATCTGGAAGAGGCAATTTATCTCCTGTTACTATGAACTTACCTAAATATGCCATGGAAACAGGCAACTGGGAAGACTTTAAAGTAATGGTAAAAGAGATGGCATATACTGGAATTGATATGATGGAAGTTCGTCTAAGATGGCAGCGTAAACAGTTAATGGGCTCTGCTCCTTTTATGTACAAAAACGGTATATGGAAACATAATAAACCCTATGATGAAATGACTAAAATTGGAGACATTCTTTATTCTGGTACACTTGCTCTTGGGTTTATTGGTATTGCAGAAGCAGCATTATTGTTGTTTGGAAAGCATCATGGAGAGTCTGATCAGGTTCAGAAAAACATGTTAGCGTTAATAAAAGAGCTTTCTGAATTGTGTGAAGTTGAATCTGAAAGAAGGCGATTAAACATCTCTTTATACGCTACTCCTGCTGAAAGTTTATGCCATCGTTTTGCAAAACAATTACAAGAACAATACGGTCGGGTTAAAGGTATTTTTGATAAAGAATTTATTACTAATTCCTTTCATATTCCAGTATGGCACAATATCAATTACGTAGATAAAATTGCATTAGAAGCTCCTTATCATAATTATTGTACTGGAGGTTCAATAACTTATGTAGAATTAAGATCGGAAATTACAAAGACACCTCATCTTTATAAAGATTTAATTAGAGGTGCAATGAATGAAGGGGTATATTATTTTGCTACCAATATTCAGAAAGACCGCTGTCTATCGTGCGATAATGAAGATGTTTTTACCGATCTAAAATGTAACAAATGTGGATCTCAAGAAATCATCACATTACGAAGAGTAACAGGCTATATTACAGGTGCTTATCACAAAGTGTTTAACAATGGAAAGAAGGATGAAGTGAGAAGTAGAGTAAAGCATTTTTAA
- a CDS encoding acyl-[acyl-carrier-protein] thioesterase, producing MIENKEGVWEEEQIVTSYQIGPNYTLKPTSISELFQEAAGNHSNAEQFGLREMMAIGKAWVLGSYKYRVKRWPKWTEKLLMQTWVHDVQKFSSQRNFQLVDVKGNIIIQGTSNWFGLDMKKRRPTPIEEFVDRITPRADISCISSPSRLKGIERVDFSLKKKAMYSDLDPVNHVNNIKYFEWMLDSLPHTYKTEKMLTDVEINYVTEVVLDEEVNVVSEVTEEEGVTKVITCIMKQEGVKPACIIHTNWK from the coding sequence ATGATAGAAAATAAAGAAGGAGTTTGGGAAGAAGAACAAATTGTAACTTCTTATCAAATCGGGCCTAATTATACATTAAAACCTACATCTATTTCAGAATTGTTTCAAGAAGCAGCAGGAAATCATTCTAATGCTGAACAATTTGGTTTAAGAGAAATGATGGCAATTGGTAAAGCTTGGGTATTAGGTAGTTATAAATATCGTGTAAAACGTTGGCCAAAATGGACAGAGAAGCTATTAATGCAAACTTGGGTGCATGATGTCCAGAAGTTTTCATCACAGCGTAATTTTCAACTAGTTGATGTAAAAGGAAATATAATTATTCAAGGTACTTCTAATTGGTTTGGTTTGGATATGAAAAAACGTAGGCCAACACCAATAGAAGAATTTGTTGATAGAATTACACCAAGAGCAGATATTTCTTGTATTTCATCTCCATCTCGACTAAAGGGTATTGAAAGAGTAGATTTTTCTTTGAAGAAAAAAGCAATGTATTCTGATTTAGACCCTGTAAATCACGTAAATAATATAAAGTATTTTGAATGGATGCTAGATAGTTTGCCTCACACCTACAAAACTGAAAAGATGCTGACGGATGTAGAAATAAATTACGTTACTGAAGTAGTATTAGATGAAGAGGTAAATGTTGTAAGTGAAGTTACAGAAGAAGAGGGAGTAACAAAAGTGATTACTTGTATAATGAAACAAGAAGGAGTGAAGCCAGCATGTATTATTCATACAAATTGGAAATAA